In Pantoea agglomerans, the genomic stretch CCGATTAGCCAGACCGTTTCGCGGTCGAGCTTCAGCAGCCTGATGCCCAGCAGGCAGGTAATAAAGAAGGTGGAGCTCAGCGTCAGCAGGTCGATCAGCACGCCGCTCAGGCCAACCTCGGCGATCTGCTGCAGCGTAATGCGAAAGCCGAACAGAATAATGCCGAGGCGCAGCAGTTTCTGCTTCGCCAGCAGCACGCCCGCGTCGCACGGAGCGGCTACGGAAGGGTAAAGGGTGTTGCCGACCAGAATGCCGAGCATAATCGCCAGCGTCAGCGCGCCGAGGCCCAGTTCAGCAACCTGCGGGCGCTGCGCCAGCCAGGCCGCGCCGCCGGCAATGGCGGCGGTCAGCAGCAAACCCGGAAAACGGTGTTGAATAAAATCGGGAAGTCGGGGAAAACTTAGCTCTGCCATCATCTGCTCCTTAGGTTCAGGCAAAGCATGCGCCGCGCTGGCTTAAAAGTGAAATTGATAATATATTTATAATTAACCAGATAAAACGATAAGGCCGAAAGATGTTATTTGGACGTTTACGCCGCTGGGCCGCCCTGATTAAAAAGGATGTGCTGACGCTGTGGTTCGCCTGCCGCGACCCGCGCACGCCCTGGTGGTTCAAGCTGCTGGCATTTGGGCTGGTTGCCTATGCGCTTAGCCCCATCGATCTGATCCCCGACTTCATCCCCATCATCGGCCTGCTGGACGATGCGATAATCATTCCGCTCGGCGTGCTGATCCTGCTGCGCCTGCTGCCGCGCGACGTGCGTATCAGCAGCGCGGAGCGCGCTGAAGTACAGCGCGCGCGCGGCAAGAAGGTGGTCAGCGGCTTTGGCCTGGTGCTGATGGTGCTGATCTGGCTGGGAGTGCTCTACTACCTCATTCAGCGCTACGCAATGTAAGGAGACCCCATGCATATCACGCTGCGGCAGATAGAAGTGTTTACCGAAGTGCTGAAAAGCGGCTCGACCACGCAGGCCTCGCAGGTGCTGGCGCTTTCGCAGTCGGCGGTGAGCGCTGCGCTGGCGGATCTGGAAGGCCAGCTGGGCGTACAGCTGTTCGACCGGGTCGGCAAGCGGCTGGTGCTGAACGAACACGGCCGCCTGCTCTATCCGCGCGCCATCGGCCTGCTGGAGCAGGCGGGCGAAATCGAACAGCTATTTAAAGAGGACAACGGTGCCATCCGTATCTACGCCAGCAGCACCATCGGCAACTATCTGCTGCCGGGTATGATCGCCGCCTATCGCCGCGACTTTCCCGGCCTGCCGCTGGAGCTGAGCGTCGGCAACAGCCAGGATGTTATCAACGCGGTGGCGGATTTCCGCGTCGACGTCGGCCTGATTGAAGGGCCGTGCCATATGACTGAACTGGTGAGCGATGCCTGGCTGGAGGATGAGCTGGTGGTGTTCGCCGCGCCCGATGCGGAGATTGCGCGCCAGCCGGTGACGCTGGAGAGCCTCGGCAACGCCCCGTGGATCCTGCGCGAGCGCGGCTCCGGCACGCGCGAAATCGTCGACTATCTGCTGCTCTCGCACCTGCCCGCTTTTCAGCTCGGCATGGAGCTGGGCAATTCCGAGGCGATCAAGCATGCGGTGCGGCACAATATGGGCATCAGCTGCCTGTCGCGGCGCGTCATCGCCGATCTGCTGGAGGCGGGCACCCTGGTCGAGCTGACGATTCCGCTGCCGCGCCTGACGCGCACTCTGTACCGTATTCATCATCGCCAGAAGCACCTTTCCCGGGCGCTTGACCGCTTTCTCTCCTACTGCCGCGAGTAGCTGCAAAAGGTTTTTGCTTATAATTCAGCTGCAATTATGAAGGTAACTAATAACAGGGCACCAGTGCTATACAGGGCAGGGTGAATTGCTACAATCGCGCCTCATTTTTAGCGAGCCTAGTGTTTACACATGCATAAAGACACAAATACAACACAACAACCTGCGTTACGACGCGAGTTAAAGGCGCGTCACCTGACGATGATCGCCATCGGCGGATCGATCGGCACCGGCCTGTTCGTTGCCTCCGGCGCCACCATTTCCCAGGCGGGGCCGGGCGGTGCGCTGCTCTCCTACGCGCTGATTGGCCTGATGGTCTACTTCCTGATGACCAGCCTCGGCGAGCTGGCCGCCTTTATGCCGGTTTCCGGCTCCTTCGCCACCTACGGCGCAAAATATGTAGAAGAGGGCTTTGGTTTCGCCCTCGGCTGGAACTACTGGTACAACTGGGCGGTGACCATCGCCGTGGATCTCGTTGCCTCGCAGCTGGTGATGAACTACTGGTTTCCCGATACGCCCGGCTGGATCTGGAGCGCGCTGTTCCTCTGCCTGATGTTCCTGCTTAACTTTATTTCAGTAAAAGGCTTTGGTGAAGCGGAGTACTGGTTCTCGCTGATCAAGGTGGCGACCGTGATTATCTTTATCGTGGTTGGCGTCCTGATGATCCTCGGTATTCTGCGCGGCGGCGAGCACGCCGGCTGGCATAACTGGCAGGTCGGCGACGCGCCGTTCGCCGGCGGATTCGCGGCGATGATAGGCGTGGCGATGATCGTCGGCTTCTCTTTCCAGGGCACCGAGCTGATCGGTATCGCGGCGGGCGAGTCGGAAGATCCGGCGAAAAACATTCCGCGCGCGGTGCGCCAGGTGTTCTGGCGTATCCTGCTGTTCTATATCTTCGCGATTCTGATTATCAGCCTGATCCTGCCCTATACCGATCCGCAGCTGCTGCACAACGACGTCACCGACATCAGCGTCAGCCCCTTTACCCTGGTGTTCCAGCATGCTGGCCTGCTTTCAGCGGCGGCGGTGATGAACGCGGTGATCCTGACGTCGGTGCTGTCGGCGGGCAACTCCGGTATGTACGCCTCGACGCGCATGCTCTATAACCTGGCGAGTGAAGGCAAAGCGCCGCGCATTTTCGCCAGGCTGTCAAAAGGCGGCGTGCCGCGCAACGCGCTGCTGGCGACGACCGTGGTGGCGGGGCTCTGCTTTCTCACCTCGAAGTTCGGCAATCAGGAAGTCTATCTCTGGCTGCTGAATACCTCGGGCATGACCGGCTTTATTGCCTGGCTGGGCATCGCCATCAGCCACTATCGCTTCCGTCGCGGCTATATCAGGCAGGGCCACAGCCTGGACGACCTGCCGTACCGCTCGGGCTTTTTCCCGGTCGGCCCGATTTTCGCCTTCGTGCTCTGCCTGATCATCACGCTGGGCCAGAACTATCAGGCGTTCCTCAACGACAGCATCGACTGGTACGGCGTTGCCGCCACCTATATCGGTCTGCCGCTGTTTTTGCTGATCTGGATGGGCTACAAGCTGACGCGCGGCACCCGCTTCGTGAAGTACAGCGATATGGAATTCCCGACGCATAAAGAGTGAAGCTCACCTTCGGGATAACAGTAAGCGCGGCCAGGCCGCGCTTTTTTCGTTAAGGAGCCGTTTTGTTAGGTTGAAGAATTGATAATTATTATCATCTGCTCTATTGTGGCAGCGTTTTCGACCGAACCTTTAACACAGGCTTTTTATGACGGACTCAACTCTGCCCGCGCAGGGCGCTATGGGCCGCTATCATCAGGTATTGCGCCGCCGCATGCTGATGATCGCCGTGCTGGTGCTGGCAATTATCGCCTCGCTGGTACTGGACTTTACCCTTGGCCCGGCCGGCCTTTCGCTGCCGACCCTCTGGCAATCGCTGCTTCATCCCGCCACGGTTGACGCCGGCACGCGCGTCATCGTCTGGGATATCCGTTTACCCTACGCGCTGATGGCGGTGGTGGTCGGCTTTTGCCTCGGACTGGGGGGCGCCGAGATGCAAACCATCCTCAATAACCCGCTGGCCAGCCCCTTTACCCTCGGCGTCTCTTCAGCGGCGGCTTTCGGCGCGGCGCTGGCGATTATTCTCGGCATCGGCATTCCCGGCGTGCCGGATCAGTGGCTGATTTCCGCCAACGCCTTTGTGTTCGCGCTGTTCGCCGCCCTGATGCTCGACGGCGTGACGCGCTGGACGCGGGTCTCTACCTCGGGCGTGGTGCTGTTCGGCATCGCGCTGGTCTTCACCTTTAACGCGCTGGTATCAATGATGCAGTTTATCGCCAGCGAAGATACCCTGCAGGGGCTGGTGTTCTGGACCATGGGTAGCCTGGCGCGTGCCTCCTGGGAGAAGCTTGGCGTGCTGAGCGCCGCCTTTGCGCTGCTGCTGCCGTTTTCGCTGCTCAGCAGCTGGAAGCTGACCGCGCTGCGCCTCGGCGAAGATCGTGCCGTGAGCTTCGGCATCGACGTGCGTCGCCTGCGCCTGGCAACGCTGCTGCGCATCAGTATTCTTTCCGCGCTGGCGGTCGCCTTTGTCGGACCAATCGGCTTTATCGGACTGGTGGCACCGCATATCGCCCGCATGATCTTCGGCGAAGATCACCGCTACTATCTGCCCGCCAGCGCACTGACCGGCGCGCTGGTGCTCTCAATGGCGTCGGTCGCCTCAAAGAACCTCATTCCCGGCGTGATTATTCCGGTGGGTATCGTCACCTCGCTGGTGGGCGTGCCCTTTTTCCTGAGCATTATTCTGCGTCACCGGGGGAATGTATGAGTCAGGGGCTGAGGTTAAAACATTTCACGGCAGGCTACCCCAAACGCAAGGTGATTGAGGATCTCAGCGTGGCGCTTCTGCCGCGCGGCAAGATCACCGTGCTGCTGGGGCCGAACGGCTGCGGCAAGTCGACGCTGCTGCGCGCGCTGGCCGGGCTGAACAAAGGGCAGGGTGAACTGTGGCTTAACGACGAAGAGCTGATGCAGCAGCCGTTCGCGCGCCGCGCCCAGCGCGTGGTCTATCTGCCGCAGACGCTGCCGGCGGGGGTGCATCTGCACGTGCTGGAGTCGATTATCGTGGCGCAGCGCGCGTCCGGCGGCCTGCATAATGCCGCCAGCGAAGCGGAAGTGATGTATCTGCTGGAGCAGCTCGGCATTTCACATCTGGCGATGCGCTATCTCGATCAGCTGTCAGGCGGACAGAAACAGCTGGTCGGCCTGGCGCAGTCGCTGATCCGCCGCCCGGAGCTGCTGCTGCTGGATGAGCCGCTGAGCGCGCTGGACCTGAACTACCAGTTTCACGTGATGGATCTGGTGCGCCGCGAAACCGCCCAGCGCAATATCGTTACCGTGGTGGTGGTACACGATATCAATATCGCCCTACGCCATGCGCACCATGCGCTGATGCTGAAAGAGGGTGCGCTGATAGCGGATGGCGTGCCGGAGCAGGTGATTACGCCGGAAACGCTGGCGCAGGTATATGGCGTGAAAGGACGTATCGAACACTGCTCGCAGGGAATGCCGCAGGTGATGATTGACGGGCTGGTCGGCGCGGAGCTGGTTTAAACCGCGTGTGCGCATTACCTGTCGCTGCACAACTTGCCAAACGTTCAGGGCCGCGATGCGGCCCTGAACGACCTACACCAGTAAGTGCTGCGCATGGAAGCGCAGATGATCCTCGACGAAGGTCGCAATAAAGTAGTAGCTGTGGTCATAGCCCGGCTGCACGCGCAGCGTCAGCGGGAATCCCACCTCTTTTGCCACCACATCCAGCCGCTCTGGCTGAAGCTGATCCGCCAGGAACTGATCGCTGTCGCCCTGATCGATCAGGATCGGCAGGCGCGACTGCACCTCGCGCATCAGCGCACAGCTGTCATACTCGCGCCACGCGGCACGATCGTCACCCAGATAGGCGCTGAACGCTTTCTGCCCCCAGGGCACCTCGCTGGGATTGACGATGGGCGCAAAGGCCGACGCCGACGCAAAGCGGTTGCCGAGACGCAGCGCCAGCATCAGCGCGCCATGGCCGCCCATCGAATGCCCCATAACCGACTGCCGCTCGCTGATATTGAAGTTATCGGCGATCAGCGCCGGCAGCTCCTGGCTCAGGTAGTCGAACATGCGGTAGTGCGCCGACCAGGGCGCCTGGGTCGCGTTAAGGTAAAACCCTGCGCCCTGGCCGAGATCGTAGGCGTCGTCGTTGGCGACCGCCTCGCCGCGCGGGCTGGTGTCCGGCATAATCAACACCAGACCCAGCTCCGCCGCGACGCGCTGCGCGCCAGCTTTGGTGCTGAAGTTCTCATCCGTGCAGGTCAGGCCTGCCAGAAACCACACCGCGGGCGGCGGCGTGTCGCCTTTTGGATTGGGCAAAAAAATGCTGAAGGTCATCGGGCAGTTGAGCGCGGCTGACTGATGTCGCCAGCGTTGCTGCCAGCCGCCGAACATCCTGTGTTCTTCCAGCAGTTCCAGCGTGGATGCCATATCGCCTCCCGATTACTTGTTGAAGTGCACCACCGAACGGATCGACTTCCCTTCATGCATCAGATCGAAGGCCTCGTTAATCTCCTCCAGCGGCATGGTATGGGTAATAAAGTCGTTCAGGGCGAATTTGCCGTCCAGATAATCCTGCACGATACCCGGCAGCTGTGAGCGGCCCTTCACGCCGCCGAAGGCGGAACCGCGCCAGACGCGACCGGTCACCAGCTGGAACGGACGGGTTGAGATCTCTTCGCCCGCGCCGGCCACGCCGATAATCACCGATTCGCCCCAGCCTTTATGGCAGCACTCCAGCGCGGAACGCATGACGTTGACGTTGCCGATGCATTCAAAAGAGTAATCCACACCGCCGTCGGTCATCTCAACGATCACTTCCTGGATCGGTTTCTCATAATCTTTCGGGTTCACCAGGTCGGTCGCACCCAGCTTGCGCGCCAGGTCAAATTTACTGGTGTTGATATCGATACCGATAATGCGTCCCGCTTTTGCCATTTTCGCGCCGATAATCGCCGACAGGCCGATGCCGCCGAGGCCGAAAATCGCCACGGTATCGCCTTCTTTAACTTTGGCGGTGTTCATTACCGCGCCCATGCCGGTGGTAACGCCGCAGCCCAGCAGACACACTTCCTCCAGCGGCGCCTCTTTGCTGATTTTCGCCAGCGAGATTTCCGGCACCACGGTGTACTCGGAGAAGGTTGAGGTGCCCATGTAGTGGAAAATCGGCTTGCCGTCCTTAAAGAAACGCGTGGTGCCGTCCGGCATCAGGCCTTTGCCCTGGGTGGTGCGGATCGCCTGGCAGAGGTTGGTTTTGCCCGACAGGCAGAATTTGCACTTGCCGCACTCGGGCGTGTAGAGCGGGATCACGTGATCGCCGACTTCGACGCTGGTTACGCCTTCGCCAACCGCTTCCACTACGCCGCCGCCTTCATGGCCGAGGATCGCCGGGAATACGCCTTCCGGATCTTTGCCCGACAGGGTATAGGCATCGGTATGGCACACGCCGGTGGCGACGATACGCACCAGCACTTCACCTTTCTGCGGCGGCATCAGATCCACTTCTTCGATTTTCAGCGGTTCGCCAGCGGCCCAGGCAACGGCGGCGCGGGTTTTAATCATGTTCATGCAATCCCTCTTGCGGTCAGATGGGGACGCGCCGGTCTGGTCGCGTCCGTAGGTCGTGATATCAATAAAAATAGCGCGTAATCAGCAATTACTCTGCGACCTGCAGCGGATGCAGCAGCTGGTCATCCTGCGGCCGGTCGTCAAACATATCAATAATCAAGTACTTAAGCGCTTCTACGTTGGGGGTAAAGGCGTCGCGGCGCCACATCAGCCAGGTGGCGGTGTCGCGCCAGGCGGCCGGCAGCTGATGCGCCTGCACGCGGGCGCGCTCAGGCATCTGCTTCAGCACCGATTCAGGGATCATCGCCACGCCCGCACCGCCCGCCACGCAGGCCATCATCGCGTGGTAGGACTGGATCTCCATCACGCTGCCGGGCGCGATGCCGCTGTCGCGGTACCAGGCTTCGAGCTTCACGCGATAGGAGCAGCTATTGCGAAAGGCGAACAGGGTGTCGTTTTGCACGTCGCGCGCGTTCCTGACCGGCAGATGATCGAGGCTGGTGATCAGCGTCAGGGTTTCGCGGAAGGCGATGCAGCCGTTGAGATCGTCATAGGGCGCCGGGCCGTCGACCAGCGCGGCGGCCAGCGTGCCTTCACGCACCTTGTCGATAATCTCGCCGGAGGTACTGGTGATCAGCGACAGCGACACTTTCGGAAAGCGCTGATGATAGGCCGCCAGCAGGGCAGGCAGACGCGTCGCGGCGGTGCTCTCCATCGAGCCGAGCGCGAAGTTGCCGGCCGGTTCGCCCGCGCGCGCCATGCTCAGCGCCTCGTCGCTCAGCGCCAGAATGCGCTGCGCGTAATTAAGAAAGTTGTGGCCCATCGGCGACAGCCGAATGCGCTGTTTCTCGCGTATAAACAGATCGACGCCCATCTCCTCTTCCAGCTGCCGCAGCCGCGTGGTGAGGTTGGAGGGGACGCGATGAAGTTGTTCCGCAGCGCGCGCCAGCGAACCGGTTTCGGCCACGGAACAGAACATGCGTAGCTGGACAAGATCCATATATTCTCTTCTCGTAAACAACTTGATGTGAATTATTCAGTTTTCGTGAGTTTAATAAGCTGGCATGTTATAAGCAAGTGATAATAAGAGGGCAGGAGTAGGGAAATGGCTTTTCGCGTGGCGCTCAGCGCCTTTCTGGCGCTGGTGGTGGTGATGGGCATCGGACGTTTCGCCTTTACGCCGCAGGTGCCGCTAATGATACACGACGGCCAGCTGACGCTGACCAGCGCCAGTCTGGTGGCGGCGCTCAACTATCTTGGCTATCTCTGCGGCTCTTTTGATGCGATGCGCGCGCGGCGTCGCGTCGAGCTGCGTTTGCAGCTGGGCGTCTGGGGCGCGGTGATCCTGACGCTGCTCTCCGCCTGCGTCACCGGCCCCTGGCTGCACGGCGCGGTGCGCTTTCTGATCGGCTGGGCGAGCGGCGTGGCGCTGGTGCTGGTGGCCGCCTGGAGCAGCGAGCAGCTGCATCACTACGGCCGTCCCGGCCTGTCGGCGGCGGTATTCGCCGGGCCGGGGGCGGGCATCTTTATCAGCGGCCTGCTGGCGGTGCAGCTGCACGCCTCGCAGGCTTCCGCCTCGCTGGCCTGGGCCGCCTACGGCCTGCTGGCGCTGCTGATTATCGCCGCTATCGCGCGCAATTTGCCGCGCCGCGTCGGCGATCTGCACCGTCCCGATCGGGCGCCGGATCCGCTGGTGCTGACCCCAGACCTGCGACGGCTGGTGCTGAGCTATAGCCTGGCGGGCTTCGGCTATATCCTGCCCGCCACCTTTCTGTCGCAGATGGCGGCGGCGCGCTTTCCCGACGGCGCCTTTGCCCAGCTGGTCTGGCCGATCTTCGGCGGCGCGGCGATAGTTGGCATCGCGCTGGGGATCCTGACGCGCCACCTCGCCAGCAACAACCGGCGGCTGGCCTTTGTGCTCTGGGCGCAGGCGCTGGGCGTGGCGGCGGCCGCGGCGCTGCCGGGCTTTAGCGGCCTGCTGATCGGCGCGCTGCTGGTGGGCGGCGGCTTTCTCTGCGTGGTACAGCTGGCGCTGGCCTACGCGCGCGAGCTGGCGCCGCAGCATACGCGCTATATGGCGGGGCTGCTGACCACCGGCTACGCCGTCGGGCAGCTGGTGGGGCCGGTGCTGTCGTCGCTCTCGACCGCGCTGCTGCATCAGCTGGCGCCCGCGCTGTGGATCGCCGGGCTGGGCCTGGCGGCGGCCGGGCTGCTGGTCTGGCGACGCGCGCAATGAAAAGCTTTCATCACCGATTGGATTGATTACTGGATTACCCCTGCGGAAAGCTTCACAATACGCGCTCAGAATTGAACCCGCCGGTCTCTCCGGCGGGCGTTACACCTGCGGAGATGAGTACGATGAGCACCCTTAGTCAGGAAGCTATCCTGGTTCACGAAGCGCTGCTGGCGCGAGGCCTGGAAACGCCGTTACGCGCGCCGACGCGTGAAATGGATGACGAAACCCGTAAGCGCCTGATCGCCGGCCATATGACCGAGGTCATGCAGCTGCTGAATCTGGATCTTGAGGATGACAGCCTGATGGAGAC encodes the following:
- a CDS encoding YkvA family protein, with the translated sequence MLFGRLRRWAALIKKDVLTLWFACRDPRTPWWFKLLAFGLVAYALSPIDLIPDFIPIIGLLDDAIIIPLGVLILLRLLPRDVRISSAERAEVQRARGKKVVSGFGLVLMVLIWLGVLYYLIQRYAM
- the yieE gene encoding DNA-binding transcriptional regulator YeiE; this encodes MHITLRQIEVFTEVLKSGSTTQASQVLALSQSAVSAALADLEGQLGVQLFDRVGKRLVLNEHGRLLYPRAIGLLEQAGEIEQLFKEDNGAIRIYASSTIGNYLLPGMIAAYRRDFPGLPLELSVGNSQDVINAVADFRVDVGLIEGPCHMTELVSDAWLEDELVVFAAPDAEIARQPVTLESLGNAPWILRERGSGTREIVDYLLLSHLPAFQLGMELGNSEAIKHAVRHNMGISCLSRRVIADLLEAGTLVELTIPLPRLTRTLYRIHHRQKHLSRALDRFLSYCRE
- a CDS encoding amino acid permease, giving the protein MHKDTNTTQQPALRRELKARHLTMIAIGGSIGTGLFVASGATISQAGPGGALLSYALIGLMVYFLMTSLGELAAFMPVSGSFATYGAKYVEEGFGFALGWNYWYNWAVTIAVDLVASQLVMNYWFPDTPGWIWSALFLCLMFLLNFISVKGFGEAEYWFSLIKVATVIIFIVVGVLMILGILRGGEHAGWHNWQVGDAPFAGGFAAMIGVAMIVGFSFQGTELIGIAAGESEDPAKNIPRAVRQVFWRILLFYIFAILIISLILPYTDPQLLHNDVTDISVSPFTLVFQHAGLLSAAAVMNAVILTSVLSAGNSGMYASTRMLYNLASEGKAPRIFARLSKGGVPRNALLATTVVAGLCFLTSKFGNQEVYLWLLNTSGMTGFIAWLGIAISHYRFRRGYIRQGHSLDDLPYRSGFFPVGPIFAFVLCLIITLGQNYQAFLNDSIDWYGVAATYIGLPLFLLIWMGYKLTRGTRFVKYSDMEFPTHKE
- a CDS encoding FecCD family ABC transporter permease, yielding MTDSTLPAQGAMGRYHQVLRRRMLMIAVLVLAIIASLVLDFTLGPAGLSLPTLWQSLLHPATVDAGTRVIVWDIRLPYALMAVVVGFCLGLGGAEMQTILNNPLASPFTLGVSSAAAFGAALAIILGIGIPGVPDQWLISANAFVFALFAALMLDGVTRWTRVSTSGVVLFGIALVFTFNALVSMMQFIASEDTLQGLVFWTMGSLARASWEKLGVLSAAFALLLPFSLLSSWKLTALRLGEDRAVSFGIDVRRLRLATLLRISILSALAVAFVGPIGFIGLVAPHIARMIFGEDHRYYLPASALTGALVLSMASVASKNLIPGVIIPVGIVTSLVGVPFFLSIILRHRGNV
- a CDS encoding ABC transporter ATP-binding protein, producing MSQGLRLKHFTAGYPKRKVIEDLSVALLPRGKITVLLGPNGCGKSTLLRALAGLNKGQGELWLNDEELMQQPFARRAQRVVYLPQTLPAGVHLHVLESIIVAQRASGGLHNAASEAEVMYLLEQLGISHLAMRYLDQLSGGQKQLVGLAQSLIRRPELLLLDEPLSALDLNYQFHVMDLVRRETAQRNIVTVVVVHDINIALRHAHHALMLKEGALIADGVPEQVITPETLAQVYGVKGRIEHCSQGMPQVMIDGLVGAELV
- the fghA gene encoding S-formylglutathione hydrolase, which produces MASTLELLEEHRMFGGWQQRWRHQSAALNCPMTFSIFLPNPKGDTPPPAVWFLAGLTCTDENFSTKAGAQRVAAELGLVLIMPDTSPRGEAVANDDAYDLGQGAGFYLNATQAPWSAHYRMFDYLSQELPALIADNFNISERQSVMGHSMGGHGALMLALRLGNRFASASAFAPIVNPSEVPWGQKAFSAYLGDDRAAWREYDSCALMREVQSRLPILIDQGDSDQFLADQLQPERLDVVAKEVGFPLTLRVQPGYDHSYYFIATFVEDHLRFHAQHLLV
- a CDS encoding S-(hydroxymethyl)glutathione dehydrogenase/class III alcohol dehydrogenase; translation: MNMIKTRAAVAWAAGEPLKIEEVDLMPPQKGEVLVRIVATGVCHTDAYTLSGKDPEGVFPAILGHEGGGVVEAVGEGVTSVEVGDHVIPLYTPECGKCKFCLSGKTNLCQAIRTTQGKGLMPDGTTRFFKDGKPIFHYMGTSTFSEYTVVPEISLAKISKEAPLEEVCLLGCGVTTGMGAVMNTAKVKEGDTVAIFGLGGIGLSAIIGAKMAKAGRIIGIDINTSKFDLARKLGATDLVNPKDYEKPIQEVIVEMTDGGVDYSFECIGNVNVMRSALECCHKGWGESVIIGVAGAGEEISTRPFQLVTGRVWRGSAFGGVKGRSQLPGIVQDYLDGKFALNDFITHTMPLEEINEAFDLMHEGKSIRSVVHFNK
- the ptrR gene encoding putrescine utilization regulator PtrR; translation: MDLVQLRMFCSVAETGSLARAAEQLHRVPSNLTTRLRQLEEEMGVDLFIREKQRIRLSPMGHNFLNYAQRILALSDEALSMARAGEPAGNFALGSMESTAATRLPALLAAYHQRFPKVSLSLITSTSGEIIDKVREGTLAAALVDGPAPYDDLNGCIAFRETLTLITSLDHLPVRNARDVQNDTLFAFRNSCSYRVKLEAWYRDSGIAPGSVMEIQSYHAMMACVAGGAGVAMIPESVLKQMPERARVQAHQLPAAWRDTATWLMWRRDAFTPNVEALKYLIIDMFDDRPQDDQLLHPLQVAE
- a CDS encoding YbfB/YjiJ family MFS transporter; translation: MAFRVALSAFLALVVVMGIGRFAFTPQVPLMIHDGQLTLTSASLVAALNYLGYLCGSFDAMRARRRVELRLQLGVWGAVILTLLSACVTGPWLHGAVRFLIGWASGVALVLVAAWSSEQLHHYGRPGLSAAVFAGPGAGIFISGLLAVQLHASQASASLAWAAYGLLALLIIAAIARNLPRRVGDLHRPDRAPDPLVLTPDLRRLVLSYSLAGFGYILPATFLSQMAAARFPDGAFAQLVWPIFGGAAIVGIALGILTRHLASNNRRLAFVLWAQALGVAAAAALPGFSGLLIGALLVGGGFLCVVQLALAYARELAPQHTRYMAGLLTTGYAVGQLVGPVLSSLSTALLHQLAPALWIAGLGLAAAGLLVWRRAQ